Proteins found in one Candidatus Binatia bacterium genomic segment:
- the brxD gene encoding BREX system ATP-binding protein BrxD, giving the protein MISPQRRQEIIDALRRGTVPRMGLDLFAVGLDRFEATLDQELDAVGRGGAVFKAVRGEYGSGKTFFARWLQERARRRGFAAAEIQISETETPLHRLETVYRRLMERLSTADTPDGAMRRVIDGWFFALEEDVLAEQTVSEHNARELVERTNALMEQRLAGITRTAPALASALRGYRQALAADDKPTAEALIAWVAGQPNVAAAAKRFAGIKGEIDHFGALSFLQGVLVMLRDSGHPGLLVVFDEVETLQRVRTDVRERGLNALRQLIDEVDAGRFPGLYLLITGTPSFFESPQGIQRLAPLAQRLHVDFATEARFDNPRAVQIRLPGFTIESLCSVGVKIRDIFADAAADPGRVRGHAGDQYIGDLARAVTGKLGGKVGVAPRIFLKKLVADVLDRIDQFPDFDPRQHYALTIADTELTETERSAMAADSVDDIEIDVSKPSCS; this is encoded by the coding sequence ATGATCAGTCCACAACGCCGCCAGGAGATCATCGACGCACTGCGGCGTGGAACGGTGCCGCGCATGGGCCTCGACCTGTTCGCGGTCGGGCTCGATCGGTTCGAGGCAACACTCGATCAGGAGCTCGACGCCGTCGGCCGGGGTGGCGCCGTGTTCAAGGCCGTACGGGGAGAGTACGGCAGCGGCAAGACGTTCTTCGCGCGCTGGTTGCAGGAGCGCGCCAGACGCCGCGGATTCGCGGCGGCCGAGATCCAGATCTCCGAAACGGAGACGCCGCTGCACCGCCTCGAAACCGTGTACCGGCGGCTCATGGAACGGCTGTCGACGGCGGATACGCCGGACGGGGCCATGCGCCGGGTGATCGATGGCTGGTTCTTCGCCCTCGAAGAGGACGTCCTCGCCGAGCAGACCGTGAGCGAGCACAACGCGCGGGAGTTGGTCGAGCGCACCAACGCGCTGATGGAGCAGCGGCTCGCCGGGATCACGCGCACCGCCCCGGCGCTGGCGTCGGCCCTGCGCGGCTACCGGCAGGCCCTCGCGGCGGACGACAAGCCGACGGCGGAGGCGTTGATCGCCTGGGTGGCCGGACAACCCAACGTGGCGGCGGCGGCCAAGCGCTTTGCGGGCATCAAGGGTGAGATCGACCATTTCGGTGCGTTGAGCTTTCTCCAGGGCGTGCTGGTCATGCTGCGCGACTCGGGTCACCCGGGGTTGCTGGTCGTGTTCGACGAGGTGGAAACATTGCAGCGGGTGCGGACGGACGTGCGCGAGCGCGGCTTGAACGCCTTGCGGCAGCTCATCGACGAGGTGGATGCCGGACGCTTTCCGGGACTGTATCTGCTGATCACGGGGACCCCGTCGTTCTTCGAGAGCCCGCAGGGGATTCAGCGCCTGGCACCCCTGGCGCAGCGGTTGCACGTCGACTTTGCCACGGAGGCCCGCTTCGACAATCCGCGTGCCGTGCAGATCCGGCTGCCCGGGTTTACGATCGAGAGTCTGTGTTCGGTCGGGGTGAAGATCCGTGACATCTTCGCCGACGCGGCGGCGGATCCAGGGCGGGTTCGCGGCCACGCCGGCGACCAATACATCGGCGACCTCGCCCGGGCCGTCACCGGCAAGCTCGGGGGCAAGGTGGGTGTCGCGCCGCGGATCTTCCTCAAGAAGCTGGTTGCCGACGTGCTCGACCGAATCGACCAGTTCCCCGACTTCGACCCGCGGCAGCACTACGCGCTGACCATCGCCGACACGGAGCTGACGGAAACCGAACGCAGCGCCATGGCCGCCGACAGTGTCGACGACATCGAGATCGACGTGTCGAAGCCGAGCTGTTCATGA